acacacacacacacacaatacgaATCGACTTAAGCcttaacaaaaaaatccataatcATTTCTTACCTAACTACAATTTGAAGGACGGTGTCACCGATCACAGGTAACAAGGTACTATCACAATAACAAAATCATTGACTTTAAGCAGCTCTTTGACTAacaaaaagcacacaaaatataaaaatcacttaAGTCCTtcaatatgtatttaatttttattttattaatcattcattattttcacattatttatacaaCGAAATATGGTATTAGCATCTGGTGCAATCCAGCTATTCCTCAAAGTAATTCTTTTTGTTACTCAGTCATTGGgttatatatgaatatgtagacacagcaacaaaacatgtaaagtgGGAtcttataataatcactggatcatattcataaacaattcaaacagtttttctggtgttttataaatatgcatgttttttagAGCAGGGTTAAAAGAGTCACTGtgtataacaatatatattcCTTTTGACAGATTCtgcaatgtgaaaaataaaactaaccCCTAAGCGATGGCCTGGTGTATGAAAAGGGCTTTAGAGacaatgcaaattaattataCCAATTTTGGGTATGTTAcctcaaaaatgtaataatttactaATTACATCACTCACGCAAAGCACAATAGGCCTAATTTATAAAAATCGCATACTTGTCCACATTGAcagtataaataattattaaaagtttataagGATTCATCTAAATTAAACATCATGATCTTACTTAATCAAAGACACCAAACACTGATAACACACTTCGataaaactttattgttttgtttagttgtgcTCTCTTGCTTAGACATTTGCGTCACTGGAACCCTTTAATTGATGCGCTTGATCGGTTTCCCTGGTAACAAGCTAcgttttgtttagtgttgctAATCGCGGTTCCTGAAAGCACATTTCTTCATCCTCGTTGTTGTCAAGTTTTTAACTTTTGAAGTTCATATTTGTgttgattatatatattatatttgtggtTAATTACTTGCTGTTATTTCTGTCAATTTCTTCTGCATTTCTGCAATTTATTGCATTCATTGATCTGTTGTTATTGTTGCAGGGGCATCAGAACGCAGCCGAGTCAACATGCCGTGTGTTCATTATAAGTTTTTCAGTAAACTAACACACGACACGGTGATCTTTGATGGCCTTCACATCACTCTCGGAGATTTGAAACGCCAAATCATGAGACGAGAGAAACTGAAGCGCTGCGATCTGAGCATCAAAAACGACCAAACCAATGAAGGTAAGTTCTGATATTTCACATGTAAAAATGGACTTATTTGCTTTCTTTAAACGGGGACGTTGATTTTTGTgaagtattaaatgtttttatgaaaataaggGTCACTGgcttaatatttgtattactatttaaatgcattaaatggacattaagaaaaacaatcaaaacgaTAAGACACACATGTTTAACAAGCCTTTGcaaattaatgattaaaataacgTTGCTAAATTATCTTTTGCCAAGTCAAATGGCTTGACTTCAGTCAGTTTACTGTTGCTTGGCGACGGCGCAGCTCACCTGGTGCATTTAAGACACTCAttagtatgcaatgttttaacaaacaaGTGTTGCGAGTAGTGTTAGCATGTTATATTGATATGTACTGTGGTTGGTAAACAATCCCTTGGTATTACTTTGGTTGATGTGGACGGACTGtaaataagtgtgtgtttacCACAGAATACACTGATGATGCGGACATCATCCCCAGTTACACCATGGTGACCGTCAGACGAATCCCTGGAACTGGACTAAAATCCACATATAACAGACATGCCAAGTAAGTCACGTGAAGATGTTACGAATTTGAATCTTTAAGTGAATTTCAATCAGTCATTgagtctttgttgttttgttttgcagtaacTGTTCTAAACCATCCAGTGGATCTTCAAAAGCAGTATGTAAACAATAGTGTTGACTCGGTAGTTTACATTGTACCGTATGATctctttaagctggtcaaaGTTGACCACGAAGAAGCCTGGGACAATTGGCACATATGTTATTGTACTATACAATTCAGCAtgttaaaactcttttttaagaaaaacttcACATCACCTTATAAGTTTCACATACATGTTCTGTAATGAActaatttcaatataaaatttgTACCTTGCTGTGGTTTAgctattttgctttaaaataccaGTTGGTGGGGTTCTGTTTGCGttgttttaagcatgtttagTTTGTCTCTCTGGGTGTGATGGGGTTATGCCTGCTACTagtaaatctctttgtttttctttcaacagcaagTGAACAGTTCATCACTGTCACTGGAGCAGCTTTTCAGGGTACTGAAATCCACTGAACAACATGAAAACTATGTAAACTGTATAGGcgcataaagcatttatttctaaatgaacAGACTGAGAATCTGGCTGAGGCAAATGCATCAGAGGAGGACAAAATAAAAGCTGTCATGTTCCAGTCCAGCCTCTGTTACTATTCTTCGAAGTGAGTATAATAACAATCACATCACGAGCAGAATTTTCAAGTGCACTCTATCATGAATCTCATCACTTACCAGTGAAGCACTCAGGCTGGTTGGAGGCCTTCCACCAAACTATGTGTGCCATAACTGTGGCATCCCTGGGCATCACATCAGAAACTGCCCAAAGACACGGGTAACACATAAGGAAACCGTGGACAGCATTTGTGCACATGTTATGtcatgaatgtaaatgcaacCTGTTGCTTGTGCCCTCACAGGATTCAACTTTTGTTGGGGGTAAACGCATTCGGAGAAGCGCAGGAATTCCTGTCAGCTTCCTAATGGAGGTGGAGGACCCCAACATGAAGGGAGTGATGCTGAGCAGCAGCGGAAAGCATGTCATTCCCATTATTAATGCGTGAGTTTAAACTGTCATCCGTGTATCACCATGAACACACATTAGCATTTGGTTGATAATTGTGTGCTTGTTCTGTTTAGTGAGGCTTACGCATCTCAGAAGAAAGAGAATCCACCTTTCTTACCCCAGATCGAGTCCTCCTCGTCGGCCTCAGATGGAGATCCAGTGCCCGATGCCTTTCTGTGTAAGATCTGTAAAGATCTCATCACCGATGCTGTGTCGACTCCCTGTTGCAGCAGCAGCTACTGCGACGACTGTGAGtttcttcacaaacaaatgttagtCAGAAAGTTTGTTTGACCTTTGAGAACATATGTGATTGTTTGGTCGCAGGTATCCGATCGTGTCTGCTGGATTCAGAAGAACATGTTTGTCCCACCTGCAAACAGTCTTGTGTGTCTCCTGATGCTCTGAATATAAACACGTTTTTACGCCAGGTAAGATTGTGAACTTCATGTTTGTTCTCAAGTATCGAGCTCTGCCTCCTATCAAAACCGGTTTTCTGGTTCTTGCTCACACAGGAAGTGAACCGTTTTAAGAACAGAACCGAGGGGTCTGCTTTCTCACACCAGCAAAGACCCCTTCACTCTCAATCAGTGTGTTCCACCACAAGCCCGAGCCTCAGCCATGGATCCAGCTCGATTTCTTCTGAACCTCAGAGCTCTCGCACCAATTTACCCTCTGGTAAGAGGCGACGGGACTTGAGCgagaatgatgatgaagacaatggCTCCACACCTCTCCACAAGAAAACCAAGCATACTGCTGTGTAAAGAACATCTAGAGCGCTTCATCatcattatgtatatattatgtaaatattatgtatataataagaTAGCACAGACTTAATAAAGAGTTATATAGTTTGTTAATAtagttaataaagtttgaagagTGTTTATGAAACCTTTGACATAGTAGCATCCTTGCTTttgtacacacactcacacacacacacacacacacacaaacacagacgcaTGCATGCGTgctcaaacactcacacacacacacacaatacgaATCGACTTAAGCcttaacaaaaaaatccataatcATTTCTTACCTAACTACAATTTGAAGGACGGTGTCACCGATCACAGGTAACAAGGTACTATCACAATAACAAAATCATTGACTTTAAGCAGCTCTTTGACTAacaaaaagcacacaaaatataaaaatcacttaAGTCCTtcaatatgtatttaatttttattttattaatcattcattattttcacattatttatacaaCGAAATATGGTATTAGCATCTGGTGCAATCCAGCTATTCCTCAAAGTAATTCTTTTTGTTACTCAGTCATTGGgttatatatgaatatgtagacacagcaacaaaacatgtaaagtgGGAtcttataataatcactggatcatattcataaacaattcaaactgtttttctggtgttttataaatatgcatgttttttagAGCAGGGTTAAAAGAGTCACTGtgtataacaatatatattcCTGTTGACAGATTCtgcaatgtgaaaaataaaactaaccCCTAAGCGATGGCCTGGTGTATGAAAAGGGCTTTAGAGacaatgcaaattaattataCCAATTTTGGGTATGTTAcctcaaaaatgtaataatttactaATTACATCACTCACGCAAAGCACAATAGGCCTAATTTATAAAAAACGCATACTTGTCCACATTGACagttaaataattattaaaagtttataagGATTCatctaaattaaacattatgATCTTACATAATCAAAGACACCAAACACTGATAAAACACTTCGataaaactttattgttttgtttagttgtgcTATCTTGCTTAGACATTTGCGTCACTGGAACCCTTTAATTGATGCGCTTGATCGGTTTCCCTGGTAACAAGCTAcgttttgtttagtgttgctAATCGCGGTTCC
This DNA window, taken from Triplophysa dalaica isolate WHDGS20190420 chromosome 6, ASM1584641v1, whole genome shotgun sequence, encodes the following:
- the LOC130424905 gene encoding E3 ubiquitin-protein ligase RBBP6-like; amino-acid sequence: MPCVHYKFFSKLTHDTVIFDGLHITLGDLKRQIMRREKLKRCDLSIKNDQTNEEYTDDADIIPSYTMVTVRRIPGTGLKSTYNRHANNCSKPSSGSSKQVNSSSLSLEQLFRTENLAEANASEEDKIKAVMFQSSLCYYSSNEALRLVGGLPPNYVCHNCGIPGHHIRNCPKTRDSTFVGGKRIRRSAGIPVSFLMEVEDPNMKGVMLSSSGKHVIPIINAEAYASQKKENPPFLPQIESSSSASDGDPVPDAFLCKICKDLITDAVSTPCCSSSYCDDCIRSCLLDSEEHVCPTCKQSCVSPDALNINTFLRQEVNRFKNRTEGSAFSHQQRPLHSQSVCSTTSPSLSHGSSSISSEPQSSRTNLPSGKRRRDLSENDDEDNGSTPLHKKTKHTAV